Proteins encoded in a region of the Manduca sexta isolate Smith_Timp_Sample1 chromosome 9, JHU_Msex_v1.0, whole genome shotgun sequence genome:
- the LOC115452943 gene encoding cytochrome P450 6B4-like, with product MSVVVLALCVTISALLYYLSVRKFSYWRNKNVPHLKPLPLLGNYGEYILMKKYVGHVTQEMCRIFSKEPYFGAFYGTEPTLVVQDPEIIKLVFTKDFYYFHSREIAKYTPNEVTTQNLFFTQGDKWKVVRQNLTPLFTSAKMKNMFYLIGKCGHTLEKLLDEETAMSGVVDAKSLMIRYTMDCIGSCAFGIDTGTMQQNPEKNPFIQMGDIIFSTSKLMGFKLVFRAIWPKIFYSLGLKYFPTDIDKFFTSLLMGVFEQRGYKPTARHDFVDLVLALKQNNHIVGDGLNPKSEGNKKIEIELTDDLLVSQCIVFFAAGFETSASTLTCALYELAKNKEAQRRAQEEVDEYLRRRNNNLVYECVTELPYIEACLNETTRLYPVLPVLTREVVEDYTFPSGLQVDKGVRVHLPVYHLHRHPEYFPEPDAFRPDRFYGDAKDNITPYTFFPFGEGPRQCIGLRFSKMQTTVAMITVLKKYNVELAEGTPTKLDFYPSTLLTHPKIAMNLKLVPRYDWEQREFAS from the exons ATGAGCGTCGTCGTACTCGCGCTGTGTGTGACCATCTCCGCTCTGCTGTACTACCTGTCTGTGAGGAAGTTCAGCTACTGGAGGAACAAGAATGTGCCGCATCTCAAACCGCTGCCGCTGCTGGGCAACTATGGcgaatacattttaatgaagaaatatGTCGGCCATGTCACCCAGGAAATGTGTCGTATATTTTCGAAGGAACCTTACTTCGGCGCTTTCTACGGCACGGAGCCGACCCTCGTGGTCCAAGATCCGGAGATCATTAAACTGGTGTTCACTAAGGATTTCTACTATTTCCACAGCAGAGAAATCGCAAAATACACGCCTAATGAAGTGACAACACAAAACCTCTTCTTTACGCAAGGAGACAAATGGAAGGTGGTGCGACAGAACTTAACACCTTTATTCACTTCGGCAAAAATgaagaatatgttttatttgatagGAAAATGTGGGCATACATTGGAAAAGTTGTTGGACGAAGAAACAGCGATGTCAGGGGTGGTTGATGCAAAGTCCTTAATGATCAGGTATACGATGGACTGCATCGGCTCTTGCGCGTTTGGCATTGATACCGGTACGATGCAACAGAATCCAGAGAAAAACCCCTTTATACAAATGGGTGACATAATTTTCTCAACTTCGAAGCTAATGGGATTCAAGTTGGTTTTCCGCGCTATTTGGCCGAAAATCTTTTACTCTCTGGGATTGAAGTACTTCCCGACAGATATAGACAAGTTTTTTACCAGTCTTTTGATGGGGGTTTTCGAACAACGAGGCTATAAGCCAACGGCGCGTCACGACTTCGTTGATCTGGTGCTTGCTTTGAAGCAGAACAATCACATCGTCGGAGATGGCTTGAATCCGAAATCCGAGGGAAACAAGAAAATAGAA ATAGAACTCACGGACGACTTGCTCGTGTCACAATGTATTGTCTTCTTCGCTGCTGGATTTGAAACGTCTGCAAGTACTTTAACATGTGCTCTCTATGAGCTTGCGAAAAACAAAGAGGCACAGAGACGAGCTCAGGAGGAAGTGGACGAGTACCTGCGCCGGCGCAACAACAACTTGGTTTATGAGTGCGTGACCGAGCTGCCGTACATTGAGGCGTGCCTGAACGAGACTACGCGGCTGTATCCCGTGCTGCCGGTGCTCACGCGAGAGGTGGTGGAGGACTACACGTTCCCTTCAGGCCTGCAGGTGGACAAAGGCGTGCGCGTGCACTTGCCAGTGTACCACCTGCACCGCCACCCCGAGTACTTCCCCGAGCCCGACGCCTTCCGTCCTGACCGGTTCTATGGGGACGCTAAGGACAATATCACACCCTACACTTTCTTCCCATTTGGCGAGGGTCCGAGACAATGCATTG GTTTACGCTTTTCCAAAATGCAGACAACGGTCGCCATGATCACTGTTCTGAAGAAATACAACGTGGAGTTGGCTGAAGGCACACCCACCAAGCTGGATTTCTACCCGTCCACGCTCTTGACGCATCCCAAGATAGCTATGAATTTGAAGCTCGTACCACGCTATGATTGGGAACAGAGAGAGTTCGCTTCGTAA
- the LOC115454718 gene encoding cytochrome P450 6B2 has protein sequence MSIVVLALCATIVALLYYLSVKNFSYWKNKNVPHLKPLPLLGNYSEYILMKKYIGHVSQDMCRQFPKEPYFGAFYGTEPTLVIQDPEIIKLVFTKDFYYFHSRENSKYTTKEVTTQNLFFNHGDTWKVVRQNLTPLFSSAKMKNMFYLIEKCGHSLEKLADEERAISEVVEVKSLMSRYTMDCIGSCVFGIDTKTMEKSSEVNPFVEMGDIIFQTSRFMGYMLVFRAIWPKIFYGLGLKYFPKDIDNFFKSLMLGVFERRDHKPTSRHDFVDLVLALKQNSHIIGDSLNPKSAGNKKIEVEVTDDLLVAQCIVFFGAGYETSASTLACALYELAKNQEAQRRAQEEVDEYLCRRNNKLVYECVTELPYIEACLNETMRLYPVLPVLTREVVEDYTFPSGLQVDKGVRVHLPVYHLHRHPEYFPEPDAFRPDRFYGAAKEDIKPYTFFPFGEGPRQCIGLRFSKMQTTAGLITILKKYRVELADGTPTKLDFYPTTFLTNTRNALNLKFIPREEWQQRVFAR, from the exons ATGAGCATCGTCGTACTCGCGCTGTGTGCGACCATCGTCGCTCTGCTGTATTACCTGTCCGTGAAGAACTTTAGCTACTGGAAGAACAAGAATGTGCCGCATCTCAAACCGCTGCCGCTGTTGGGCAACTATAGTGAATACAttctaatgaaaaaatatatcggCCATGTGAGCCAAGATATGTGTCGACAATTTCCAAAAGAACCCTACTTCGGCGCGTTCTACGGCACAGAGCCGACCCTCGTGATTCAGGACCCGGAGATCATCAAACTGGTGTTCACTAAGgatttttactattttcataGCAGAGAAAACTCTAAATACACAACCAAGGAAGTGACAACACAGAATCTTTTCTTCAATCATGGTGACACATGGAAGGTGGTACGCCAGAACTTAACACCTTTATTCTCTTCAGCAAAAATGAAgaacatgttttatttgataGAGAAATGTGGACATAGTTTGGAAAAATTGGCAGATGAAGAAAGAGCGATATCGGAGGTGGTCGAAGTGAAGTCTCTAATGAGCAGGTACACAATGGACTGCATCGGATCTTGTGTTTTTGGTATCGATACAAAGACAATGGAGAAATCTTCAGAAGTCAACCCGTTCGTAGAAATGGGTGACATCATATTTCAAACTTCAAGATTCATGGGATATATGTTAGTGTTCCGTGCTATTtggccaaaaatattttatggcttGGGATTAAAGTACTTCCCGAAAGACATAGACAACTTTTTCAAAAGCCTAATGTTGGGCGTTTTCGAAAGACGGGATCATAAGCCGACATCCCGTCACGACTTCGTTGATTTAGTGCTTGCTTTGAAGCAGAACAGCCACATCATCGGAGACAGCTTAAATCCGAAATCTGCAGGTAACAAGAAAATAGAAGTGGAAGTCACTGATGACCTGCTCGTGGCCCAATGTATTGTGTTTTTTGGTGCCGGGTATGAAACATCCGCAAGTACATTAGCGTGTGCGCTTTATGAGCTTGCAAAAAATCAGGAGGCGCAGAGACGAGCTCAGGAGGAAGTGGACGAGTACTTGTGCCGGCGCAACAACAAGTTAGTGTATGAGTGTGTGACCGAGCTGCCGTATATCGAGGCGTGCCTGAACGAGACTATGCGCCTATATCCGGTGCTGCCGGTGCTCACGCGAGAGGTGGTCGAGGACTATACGTTCCCTTCAGGCCTGCAGGTGGACAAAGGCGTGCGCGTGCACTTGCCGGTGTACCACCTGCACCGCCACCCCGAGTACTTCCCCGAGCCTGACGCCTTTCGTCCTGACCGGTTCTACGGCGCTGCCAAGGAAGACATTAAGCCCTACACGTTCTTCCCATTCGGCGAGGGTCCGAGACAATGCATTG GACTGCGATTTTCGAAAATGCAGACGACGGCGGGTCTCATTACCATTTTGAAGAAATACCGAGTGGAGTTAGCTGACGGGACACCCACCAAGCTGGACTTCTATCCCACGACGTTCCTGACAAACACAAGGAATGCGCTTAATTTGAAGTTCATACCGCGCGAAGAATGGCAGCAAAGAGTTTTTGCTCGTTAA
- the LOC115453762 gene encoding cytochrome P450 6B4, translating to MSVVVLALCVTISALLYYLSVRKFSYWRNKNVPHLKPLPLLGNYGEYILMKKYVGHVSQEMCRKFSKEPYFGAFYGTEPTLVIQDPEIIKLVFTKDFYYFHSREIAKYTPNEVTTQNLFFTQGDKWKVVRQNLTPLFTSAKMKNMFYLIGKCGHTLEKFLDEETPMFGMVEAKSLMIKYTMDCIGSCVFGIETGAMEITKQKNVFVTMGEIIFNTSKFHGYKLVCRAIWPKIFYALGLKYYSTEIDIFFKSLLMGVFEKRNFKPTARQDFVDLVLALKQKKHIIGDSLNSKSMDIKKIEMEVTDDLLVSQCIVFFAAGFESSASTLSCALYELAKNQEAQRQAQEEVDEYLRRRNNKLVYECVTELPYIEACLNETMRLYPVLPVITREVVEDYTFPSGLQVDKGVRVHLPVYHLHRRPEYFPEPDAFHPERFYGDAKNDLKPYTFFPFGEGPRQCIGLRFSKMQTTVAMITVLKKYNVELAEGTPTKLEFCPSAFLTHPNAALNFKFIPRDGWEQRVYVK from the exons ATGAGCGTCGTCGTACTCGCGCTGTGTGTAACCATCTCCGCTCTGCTGTACTACCTGTCTGTGAGGAAGTTCAGCTACTGGAGGAACAAGAATGTGCCGCATCTTAAACCGCTGCCGCTGCTGGGCAACTATGGcgaatacattttaatgaagaaatatGTCGGCCATGTCAGCCAGGAAATGTGTCGTAAATTTTCGAAGGAACCTTATTTCGGCGCATTTTACGGCACGGAGCCGACCCTCGTGATCCAGGACCCGGAGATCATCAAACTGGTGTTCACTAAGGATTTCTACTATTTCCATAGCAGAGAAATCGCAAAATACACGCCTAATGAAGTGACAACACAAAACCTCTTCTTTACGCAAGGAGACAAATGGAAGGTGGTGCGACAGAACTTAACACCTTTATTCACTTCGGCAAAAATgaagaatatgttttatttgatagGAAAATGTGGGCATACACTGGAAAAATTTTTGGACGAAGAAACACCGATGTTTGGGATGGTTGAAGCAAAGTCCTTGATGATCAAATATACGATGGACTGCATCGGTTCCTGCGTTTTCGGGATCGAAACAGGCGCGATGGAGATAACCAAACAAAAAAACGTATTCGTTACAATgggtgaaataattttcaacacTTCAAAATTCCATGGCTACAAGCTGGTGTGCCGTGCCATCTGGCCGAAAATATTTTACGCGTTAGGGTTGAAGTACTATTCTActgaaatagatatttttttcaagagCCTTTTGATGGGTGTTTTCGAAAAGCGGAATTTTAAGCCGACAGCGCGCCAAGACTTTGTTGATCTAGTGCTTGCTTTGAAGCAGAAAAAACACATCATCGGAGACAGCTTAAATTCGAAGTCTATGGACATCAAGAAGATAGAAATGGAAGTCACCGATGATCTGCTTGTCTCCCAATGTATTGTGTTCTTCGCTGCTGGCTTTGAATCATCCGCAAGTACATTATCGTGTGCTCTATATGAGCTTGCAAAGAACCAGGAAGCGCAAAGACAAGCTCAGGAGGAGGTGGACGAGTACCTGCGCCGGCGCAACAACAAGTTAGTGTATGAGTGCGTGACCGAGCTGCCGTACATCGAGGCGTGCCTGAACGAGACCATGCGGCTGTATCCCGTGCTGCCGGTGATCACGCGAGAGGTGGTCGAGGACTACACGTTCCCTTCGGGCCTGCAGGTGGACAAAGGCGTGCGCGTGCACTTGCCGGTGTACCACCTGCACCGCCGCCCCGAGTACTTCCCCGAACCGGACGCCTTTCATCCTGAACGGTTCTACGGCGACGCCAAAAACGACCTCAAACCCTACACATTCTTCCCGTTCGGCGAGGGACCGAGGCAATGTATCG GTTTACGCTTCTCCAAAATGCAGACGACCGTCGCCATGATCACTGTTCTGAAGAAATACAACGTGGAGTTGGCTGAAGGCACACCCACCAAACTGGAGTTCTGCCCTAGCGCATTCCTAACCCATCCTAACGCAGCGCTGAACTTTAAGTTCATACCACGCGACGGATGGGAACAAAGagtttacgtaaaataa